From Candidatus Binataceae bacterium, the proteins below share one genomic window:
- a CDS encoding FecR family protein, translating into MSATQGMGLNVGDRIVTASNGRASVTLIDNSKLEVAESTTLVIDQEMVAPGTRNTKLSLFSGLVRSFVSYTAAPTPNFEVHTPNAVASARGTQYDTETDTSERKEYKDCRRFTQVSVYEGTVEVVNSTNPSAGSVQVPAGYKTLVPCGYPPEPPSELAAAAAAAFGGPGTASLLLGGAFVGAGTLGGLAAGGAFSSGGPRSPGTSVR; encoded by the coding sequence TTGAGCGCGACCCAGGGGATGGGACTGAATGTCGGCGACCGCATCGTGACCGCCAGCAACGGCCGCGCCAGCGTGACCCTTATCGACAACAGCAAACTCGAGGTCGCCGAATCGACCACGCTGGTCATCGACCAGGAAATGGTCGCTCCGGGCACCCGCAACACCAAGCTGAGCCTGTTTTCGGGGCTGGTCCGGTCGTTTGTCTCGTACACGGCCGCTCCCACGCCCAATTTCGAGGTGCATACCCCCAACGCCGTCGCCTCAGCGCGCGGGACCCAATACGACACCGAGACCGACACCAGCGAGCGCAAGGAGTACAAGGATTGCCGCCGCTTTACCCAGGTTTCGGTGTATGAAGGCACGGTCGAGGTGGTGAATTCGACCAATCCGTCGGCGGGCTCGGTTCAGGTGCCGGCGGGCTACAAGACGCTGGTTCCCTGCGGCTACCCTCCCGAGCCGCCCAGCGAGCTTGCGGCGGCTGCGGCAGCGGCGTTCGGCGGACCCGGAACTGCCAGCCTGCTTCTAGGCGGCGCGTTCGTTGGCGCCGGCACGCTGGGCGGCCTCGCCGCAGGCGGCGCCTTCAGCAGCGGGGGACCCCGAAGCCCAGGCACCTCTGTTAGGTAG
- a CDS encoding VWA domain-containing protein: protein MTRLSDELLRLVSELRAAEIPVSVAEALDAMRAVAVAGFAERTRLREALAAALVKDEADRAAFDQVFARFFGSGARAARYEGRPGGHHRTAGAGGGRGDEGALGRARAERAQPKAASGAPAGVPGPQSARSARAHAPTATETPSAAAARGILRPAAGEEQRAGAGGAVQAATRSLGAQAEYVDPEQSGLDTRRQAALRKARRTPFAAYTDLEYEAAREALAPLARRLRVRFGRRLHAARRGRIDFRRTIRASLQRGGALVDLRMRARRPRHVDLLILADVSGSVRYCSNLMLELVAGACRSFRRVRSFVFIDRLAEAEFAGGHVATEPLDMYARSDFGRVLAEVWERRAELIGRATLVVILGDGRNNRRPSRADLLRDLRRHCRAVIWLNPEPRQRWGTGDSAIFQYAREVDGLYECGNLNELESALERSFVRAA, encoded by the coding sequence ATGACCCGTCTGAGCGACGAACTGCTGCGCCTCGTCAGCGAGCTGCGCGCGGCGGAAATTCCGGTCTCAGTGGCCGAGGCCCTTGATGCGATGCGCGCCGTTGCCGTGGCGGGCTTCGCCGAGCGCACGCGCCTGCGCGAGGCGCTGGCCGCCGCGCTGGTCAAGGACGAAGCGGATCGTGCGGCGTTCGACCAGGTCTTCGCACGATTCTTTGGCTCTGGCGCCAGGGCTGCCCGCTACGAGGGCCGCCCAGGGGGCCATCACCGGACCGCGGGCGCCGGCGGCGGACGCGGGGACGAAGGCGCTTTGGGTCGCGCGCGCGCCGAGCGCGCGCAACCCAAAGCGGCAAGCGGCGCGCCAGCGGGCGTGCCCGGTCCGCAGTCCGCGCGGTCGGCGCGGGCGCACGCGCCGACCGCCACCGAGACGCCATCGGCTGCGGCGGCGCGCGGCATACTCCGACCTGCCGCCGGCGAGGAGCAGCGTGCGGGGGCGGGTGGCGCTGTACAGGCCGCCACCCGCTCTCTCGGCGCGCAAGCCGAGTACGTTGATCCCGAGCAGTCTGGCCTTGACACGCGCCGTCAAGCTGCGCTGCGCAAGGCGCGCCGGACGCCCTTTGCTGCCTACACCGACCTTGAATATGAAGCGGCCCGCGAAGCGCTCGCGCCCCTGGCGCGCCGCCTGCGTGTCCGTTTTGGACGCCGGCTGCACGCCGCGCGCCGTGGGCGAATCGACTTTCGCCGCACCATCCGCGCGTCACTTCAGCGGGGCGGCGCCCTGGTCGATTTGCGGATGCGTGCGCGCCGGCCGCGCCACGTCGATCTTCTGATTCTCGCCGACGTCTCGGGTTCGGTGCGCTACTGCTCCAACCTGATGCTGGAACTGGTCGCCGGCGCGTGCCGGTCATTTCGTCGCGTGCGTAGTTTTGTCTTTATCGACCGCCTCGCCGAGGCTGAGTTCGCGGGCGGCCACGTGGCTACCGAGCCGCTTGACATGTATGCGCGTTCGGACTTCGGACGGGTGCTGGCCGAGGTATGGGAGCGACGTGCGGAGCTTATAGGCCGAGCCACCCTGGTCGTGATCCTAGGCGACGGACGCAACAACCGCCGGCCCTCGCGCGCCGACCTCCTGCGCGACCTACGCCGCCATTGCCGCGCCGTGATCTGGCTCAATCCCGAGCCGCGTCAGCGCTGGGGTACGGGCGACAGCGCGATTTTTCAGTATGCGCGCGAAGTCGACGGACTCTATGAGTGCGGCAACCTAAACGAGCTCGAAAGCGCGCTCGAGCGCTCGTTCGTCAGGGCGGCCTGA
- a CDS encoding MoxR family ATPase, translated as MDVTPQFVSDGLRCAGYVTNERVETAVFLALALEKPLLIEGPAGSGKTEVAKVLAEMLGTELIRLQCYEGLDEARALYEWNYQKQLLRLQADEHQGLRWEEVSEHLFSREYLLERPLLRAISSPRRVVLLIDEIDKADEEFEAFLLELLSDFQLSVPELGTIRAHERPVVVLTSNRARELSEALRRRCLHLFIDFPGIEQERRIIELKVPGLDAHLAAEAARFVNALRKLGLKKPPSIAETLDWSRALLRLGVTELDAAAIRGALGVLLKHEDDRARVEAKASALAARPR; from the coding sequence ATGGATGTGACGCCGCAATTCGTCAGCGACGGCCTGCGCTGCGCGGGCTACGTGACCAACGAGCGCGTCGAAACCGCAGTGTTCCTCGCGCTCGCGCTGGAGAAGCCGCTGTTGATCGAGGGCCCGGCGGGCTCCGGCAAAACCGAGGTCGCCAAGGTGCTCGCCGAGATGCTGGGCACGGAGCTGATTCGGCTGCAATGCTACGAGGGCCTCGACGAAGCCCGCGCGCTGTACGAGTGGAACTACCAGAAGCAGCTCCTGCGCCTGCAAGCTGACGAGCACCAGGGCTTGCGATGGGAGGAGGTCTCCGAGCATCTGTTCTCGCGCGAGTACCTGCTCGAGCGCCCACTGCTGCGAGCGATCTCCTCGCCTCGCCGCGTCGTGTTGCTGATCGACGAGATCGACAAGGCCGACGAGGAGTTCGAAGCCTTCCTGCTCGAGCTGCTCTCAGATTTCCAGCTAAGCGTACCCGAGCTTGGAACCATCCGCGCCCACGAGCGTCCGGTGGTCGTGCTCACCTCCAACCGCGCGCGCGAGCTCTCGGAGGCATTACGGCGGCGCTGCCTTCATTTGTTCATCGACTTTCCCGGAATTGAACAGGAACGCCGCATAATCGAGCTTAAGGTCCCCGGGCTCGACGCCCATCTCGCCGCCGAAGCGGCGCGCTTCGTCAACGCGCTGCGCAAGCTCGGACTGAAGAAGCCGCCGTCGATTGCCGAGACCCTAGACTGGTCGCGCGCGCTGCTGCGCCTCGGCGTCACCGAACTCGACGCAGCCGCAATCCGCGGCGCGCTCGGCGTCCTGCTCAAACATGAGGACGACCGCGCCCGCGTCGAAGCAAAAGCGAGTGCGCTCGCGGCGCGTCCGCGCTGA
- a CDS encoding xanthine dehydrogenase family protein molybdopterin-binding subunit, translated as MAGSTNGSSQHFRVIGTRPIRHDGVEKVTGAAKYGADYSFPGMLYGKVLRSPYAHARIKAIRTEKALAMLGVKAVLTGADLPDIPGTTAQLGELVVNTHYLSLNVMARGKVMYDGHAVAAVAATSPHVADEALRLIEVDYEPLEPVMTAEAAMKPQAPVLLPELRSRFIAGRSDPGQPEGPDAPTNVAAHIQFKRGDLEAGFAGADYIVEREFRTSTVHQGYIEPQNALAIYNSDGHITIYCSTQGTFNVRTLTATLLKISEGRIRVVPAEIGGGFGGKTTIYLEPLAVLLSKKTGRPVKMTMNRAEVMRATGPTSGTWIKARMGATRDGRITAAQFWMAYEAGAFPGSPFAPGAMCCSAPYNIPNLLIDAYDVVVNRPKVAAYRAPGSPSSAFACESLVDELALKCGIDPIEFRLLNASHEGTPQPAGPPFKRIGFVETCQAIKNSEHYRSRLEGPNRGRGIAAGFWFNGGLQSSAAVNLHTDGTLSVVTGSVDIGGTRAAMAMVAAEVLGMSAEDVRPVVADTDSIGHTDVTGGSRIALATGLAVYEAAQDVVRQLKERAARLWEKKPDEVEFSNGRLSARGTGVPSLTVKEIATCLARTGGPIAGRATVNAGAVGAVGNAFAVTCVDVEVDPDTGKVKILRCTTAQDAGRALHPAYVEGQIQGGTAQGIGWALNEEYFYDGNGNLRNAGLLDYRMPTCLDLPMIDAIIVEVPNPNHPLGVRGVGEVSIVPPMAAVANAIARAVGVRMMELPISPPRLLKAILAHRRPEEVQSAAAS; from the coding sequence ATGGCAGGTTCCACGAACGGCTCTTCGCAACACTTCCGGGTGATCGGCACCCGTCCGATCCGGCACGACGGCGTCGAAAAGGTGACCGGCGCCGCCAAGTACGGCGCCGACTATTCGTTTCCCGGGATGCTATACGGCAAGGTCCTGCGCAGCCCTTACGCGCATGCGCGCATCAAAGCGATTCGCACCGAGAAGGCGCTCGCGATGCTCGGTGTGAAGGCGGTGCTTACTGGCGCCGACCTGCCTGATATCCCAGGCACCACCGCCCAGCTTGGCGAGCTCGTCGTCAACACGCATTACCTGTCGCTCAATGTGATGGCGCGCGGCAAAGTGATGTACGACGGCCATGCGGTCGCCGCCGTCGCCGCCACCAGCCCGCATGTCGCCGACGAGGCGCTCAGGCTTATCGAGGTCGATTACGAGCCGCTGGAGCCGGTGATGACAGCCGAGGCGGCGATGAAGCCGCAGGCGCCGGTTCTGCTGCCTGAGCTGCGCAGCAGGTTTATCGCCGGCCGCAGCGACCCGGGTCAGCCCGAAGGTCCCGACGCGCCCACCAACGTCGCCGCCCACATCCAGTTCAAGCGCGGCGACCTCGAGGCGGGCTTTGCCGGTGCCGACTATATCGTCGAGCGCGAATTCCGCACCTCAACCGTCCATCAGGGCTACATCGAGCCGCAGAACGCGCTGGCGATCTACAACTCCGACGGCCACATCACGATCTATTGCTCGACCCAGGGCACCTTCAACGTCCGCACGCTCACGGCCACGCTGCTCAAAATTTCCGAGGGCAGAATCCGCGTGGTGCCGGCCGAGATTGGCGGCGGCTTCGGCGGCAAGACCACGATCTATCTCGAACCGCTCGCGGTGCTGCTTTCGAAGAAAACCGGGCGGCCGGTAAAAATGACGATGAACCGGGCCGAGGTGATGCGCGCGACCGGGCCGACCTCGGGCACCTGGATAAAGGCGCGGATGGGCGCGACGCGCGACGGCAGGATCACCGCCGCTCAGTTCTGGATGGCCTACGAGGCGGGCGCTTTCCCTGGCTCGCCGTTCGCTCCCGGCGCGATGTGCTGCTCGGCCCCGTACAACATCCCCAACCTGCTCATCGACGCCTACGACGTGGTGGTCAACCGCCCTAAGGTCGCGGCCTATCGCGCTCCCGGTTCGCCCAGCTCCGCCTTCGCCTGCGAATCGTTGGTTGACGAGCTGGCGCTTAAGTGCGGAATCGATCCGATCGAGTTCCGCCTCCTCAACGCCTCGCACGAGGGCACGCCGCAACCCGCTGGCCCGCCCTTCAAGCGCATCGGCTTCGTCGAGACCTGCCAGGCGATCAAAAACAGTGAACACTACCGCTCGCGCCTGGAAGGCCCGAACCGCGGACGCGGCATCGCTGCCGGCTTCTGGTTTAACGGCGGCCTGCAATCCTCGGCCGCGGTCAATCTCCATACCGACGGCACGCTCAGCGTGGTCACCGGCTCGGTCGATATCGGCGGGACGCGCGCGGCGATGGCGATGGTTGCGGCGGAGGTGTTGGGCATGAGCGCCGAGGACGTGCGCCCGGTCGTCGCCGACACCGACTCGATCGGCCATACCGACGTGACCGGCGGCAGCCGAATCGCGCTCGCCACCGGGCTTGCGGTTTACGAGGCGGCGCAGGACGTCGTGCGTCAGCTCAAGGAGCGCGCGGCACGGTTGTGGGAGAAGAAGCCCGATGAAGTTGAGTTCAGCAACGGGCGGCTGAGCGCGCGCGGCACCGGCGTGCCCTCGCTGACGGTCAAGGAGATCGCGACGTGCCTGGCCCGCACTGGTGGCCCGATCGCTGGCCGCGCCACGGTCAACGCCGGCGCGGTGGGGGCGGTCGGCAATGCATTCGCCGTTACCTGCGTTGACGTTGAAGTCGACCCCGACACCGGCAAGGTGAAAATCCTGCGTTGCACCACCGCGCAGGATGCCGGCCGCGCGCTCCATCCGGCCTACGTCGAGGGCCAGATCCAAGGTGGCACCGCACAGGGCATCGGATGGGCACTGAACGAAGAATACTTTTACGACGGCAACGGAAACCTGCGTAACGCGGGCCTGCTGGACTACCGGATGCCAACGTGTCTGGACTTGCCGATGATCGACGCGATCATCGTCGAGGTGCCCAACCCGAACCATCCGCTGGGCGTGCGCGGCGTGGGTGAAGTGTCGATCGTGCCGCCGATGGCGGCGGTGGCAAATGCGATCGCCCGCGCGGTCGGCGTGCGGATGATGGAGCTGCCGATTTCACCGCCGCGCCTGCTCAAGGCGATCCTGGCGCACCGGCGGCCCGAGGAGGTGCAGTCGGCGGCGGCCAGCTGA
- a CDS encoding MoaD/ThiS family protein — protein sequence MATVIIPALLRKLTSGQERVTAQGSNVRQIIDDLERQFPGIKAQLVEGGELKASIAVWVDGEMGLGGLLDRVRENSEVYFLPAIGGGRCC from the coding sequence ATGGCCACGGTGATTATTCCCGCGCTGCTGCGCAAGCTGACCAGCGGCCAGGAGCGTGTCACGGCGCAGGGCTCCAACGTCCGCCAGATCATCGACGACCTCGAACGCCAATTCCCCGGCATCAAGGCCCAGCTTGTCGAAGGAGGCGAGTTGAAAGCTTCGATCGCCGTGTGGGTGGACGGTGAGATGGGCTTGGGCGGTCTGCTCGACCGGGTGCGCGAGAACAGCGAGGTCTATTTCCTTCCGGCGATCGGCGGCGGCCGCTGTTGCTAG
- a CDS encoding xanthine dehydrogenase family protein molybdopterin-binding subunit translates to MAATTEGSQQFRVIGTRPIRHDGVEKVTGAAKYGADYAFPGMLYGKVLRSPHAHAIIKSIKVDKALALPGVKAVVTSADLPELPDRMEAAGELPINLHHLSSNILARGKVLYDGHAVAAVAATSPHIAEEALRLIEVDYEVLPPVMTVEDAMKPGATILLPSLRNKEDGPDKQTNVAAHLQFKRGDVAEGFKQADYVIERTFKTAMVHQGYIEPHNAVGIYNADGHATIYCSTQGSFVVRSLSAAVLGMPEGKIRVVPAEIGGGFGGKTTIYLEPLSVLLSKKTGHPVKMTMNRAEVLRASGPTSGGTIRCKMGATKDGKIVAAEVWMAYEAGAFPGSPVPMGAMCIVAPYNIPNLMIDAYDVVVNRPKTAAYRAPGATNAAFASETIIDELAQKCGIDPCDIRIMNGAKEGTPQTAGPPYKRIGFIETVEAIKNSPHYKSKLEGKNRGRGVASGFWFNVGFQSSAMVNIHTDGTASVVIGSVDIGGTRASMAMIAAEVLGLDVNDVRPLVTDTDSIGHTDVTGGSRTAFATGLAVYEAAQDAVRQLKERAAKLWEKKPEEVDFNLGRLSARGNGVPPMTVKEIAPRLARTGGPITGRATVNARNVGPAFATTCVDVEVDPETGKVQILRATIAQDAGKAIHPSYVEGQMQGGTVQGLGWALNEEYFYDDKGILRNSGLLDYRMPTCLDLPIIETCIVEVPTPGHPIGVRGVGEVSIVPPPAAVANAIARAVGVRMTELPMSPARVCKAIMSKEGAAQAAAAAD, encoded by the coding sequence ATGGCAGCGACCACAGAAGGAAGCCAGCAGTTCCGGGTTATCGGCACGCGGCCGATCCGGCATGACGGCGTGGAAAAAGTCACTGGGGCGGCCAAATACGGCGCGGATTACGCCTTCCCCGGCATGCTCTACGGCAAGGTTCTGCGCAGCCCCCATGCGCACGCCATCATCAAATCCATCAAGGTGGACAAGGCGCTGGCGCTGCCCGGAGTCAAGGCGGTGGTGACCTCGGCCGACCTGCCCGAGCTGCCTGACCGGATGGAGGCGGCGGGCGAGCTGCCGATCAATCTCCATCATCTGAGCTCCAACATCCTGGCTCGCGGCAAGGTCCTGTACGACGGCCACGCGGTTGCCGCCGTCGCCGCGACCAGCCCGCACATCGCCGAGGAGGCGCTGCGGCTTATTGAGGTCGATTATGAAGTCCTGCCGCCGGTGATGACGGTGGAGGACGCGATGAAGCCGGGCGCGACGATCCTGCTGCCCAGTCTGCGCAACAAGGAAGACGGGCCCGACAAGCAGACCAACGTCGCCGCCCATCTCCAGTTCAAGCGCGGCGACGTGGCCGAAGGCTTCAAGCAGGCCGACTACGTGATCGAGCGGACCTTCAAGACCGCGATGGTCCATCAGGGCTACATCGAGCCCCACAACGCGGTCGGCATCTACAACGCCGACGGCCATGCCACCATCTACTGCTCGACCCAGGGCAGCTTCGTCGTGCGCTCGCTGAGCGCGGCCGTGCTCGGGATGCCCGAGGGCAAGATCCGCGTGGTGCCGGCCGAGATCGGCGGCGGCTTCGGCGGCAAGACCACAATCTACCTCGAACCGCTCTCGGTGCTGCTCTCCAAAAAGACCGGCCATCCGGTCAAGATGACGATGAATCGCGCCGAGGTGCTGCGTGCGTCCGGCCCGACCTCCGGCGGCACCATCCGCTGCAAGATGGGCGCGACCAAGGACGGCAAGATCGTGGCCGCCGAGGTCTGGATGGCGTACGAGGCGGGGGCGTTTCCGGGTTCGCCGGTGCCGATGGGCGCGATGTGTATCGTGGCGCCATACAATATCCCCAACCTGATGATCGACGCTTACGACGTGGTCGTTAACCGGCCCAAGACCGCGGCCTATCGCGCGCCGGGCGCGACCAACGCGGCGTTCGCTTCGGAGACGATAATCGACGAGCTCGCGCAGAAGTGCGGCATCGACCCGTGCGACATACGGATCATGAATGGCGCCAAGGAAGGCACGCCGCAGACCGCGGGGCCTCCGTACAAGCGCATCGGATTTATCGAGACGGTCGAGGCGATCAAGAACAGCCCGCACTACAAGTCCAAGCTGGAGGGCAAAAACCGCGGTCGCGGCGTCGCCTCGGGCTTCTGGTTCAACGTCGGCTTCCAGTCCTCGGCGATGGTCAATATCCACACCGACGGCACCGCCAGCGTGGTCATCGGCTCGGTCGATATCGGCGGCACGCGCGCTTCGATGGCGATGATCGCAGCCGAGGTGCTCGGACTCGACGTCAACGACGTTCGCCCGCTGGTCACCGACACCGATTCGATCGGCCATACCGACGTAACCGGCGGCAGCCGCACCGCCTTCGCCACCGGTCTCGCGGTGTACGAAGCCGCCCAGGACGCCGTGCGCCAGCTCAAGGAGCGCGCGGCCAAGCTGTGGGAAAAGAAGCCCGAGGAGGTCGATTTCAATCTCGGCCGGCTGAGTGCGCGCGGCAACGGAGTGCCGCCGATGACGGTCAAGGAGATCGCGCCCCGGCTGGCCCGTACCGGCGGACCCATCACGGGCCGCGCCACGGTCAACGCGCGCAACGTCGGCCCCGCCTTCGCCACCACCTGCGTCGACGTCGAGGTCGACCCTGAGACCGGCAAAGTGCAGATCCTTCGCGCCACCATCGCCCAGGACGCCGGCAAGGCGATCCATCCGAGCTATGTCGAGGGCCAGATGCAGGGCGGCACCGTGCAGGGCCTCGGCTGGGCGCTCAACGAAGAATACTTCTACGACGATAAGGGCATCCTGCGTAACTCGGGCCTGCTCGACTACCGGATGCCGACCTGTCTCGATCTGCCGATCATCGAAACCTGCATCGTCGAGGTTCCCACTCCGGGTCATCCGATCGGGGTGCGCGGCGTAGGTGAGGTTTCGATCGTGCCGCCGCCGGCCGCAGTGGCCAACGCGATCGCGCGCGCGGTGGGGGTCAGGATGACCGAGCTGCCGATGTCGCCGGCGCGGGTGTGCAAGGCGATTATGAGCAAGGAAGGCGCGGCGCAGGCGGCAGCTGCCGCAGACTGA
- a CDS encoding (2Fe-2S)-binding protein has translation MDHKKVVETTLNGERIEFLCEPRQSLLEVLRDELGMTGSKEGCLTGDCGACTVIVDGRATCSCLMLGVEAQGRKLNTVEGLANGVQLHPLQQKFLEEASLQCGICTPGMLMSAKALLDHNPNPTEADVRYALAGNLCRCTGYDKIVRAVLDAAKAAR, from the coding sequence ATGGATCACAAGAAAGTAGTCGAAACCACGCTCAACGGTGAGCGAATCGAGTTCCTGTGCGAGCCGCGCCAGAGCCTGCTTGAAGTGCTGCGCGACGAGCTCGGGATGACCGGGAGCAAGGAAGGATGCCTGACCGGCGACTGCGGCGCTTGCACCGTGATCGTTGACGGGCGCGCCACCTGCTCGTGCCTGATGCTCGGGGTCGAAGCGCAGGGGCGCAAGCTCAATACGGTCGAGGGGCTGGCCAACGGCGTCCAGCTCCATCCGCTCCAGCAGAAGTTTCTCGAGGAGGCCAGCCTGCAATGCGGCATCTGCACGCCCGGGATGCTGATGTCGGCCAAGGCGCTGCTCGACCATAATCCCAACCCGACCGAGGCCGATGTGCGCTACGCGCTGGCCGGCAATCTCTGCCGCTGCACCGGGTACGACAAGATCGTGCGCGCGGTGCTTGACGCGGCCAAGGCGGCGCGCTGA
- a CDS encoding xanthine dehydrogenase family protein subunit M: MHAINYEAPTTVQDAVKLLAQLGERARPLCGGTDLIIQLRAGVRRPECVVDVKNIADLRHISFDPKKGLRLGAAVPAIEIYENAEMRQRYPGLTEAAHLIGSLQIQSRASVGGNLCNGSPAADTTPALIALGARARIAGPRGEREVKVEDFCTAPGRTVLQPGELLIELLIDPPKPHSSDAYLRFIPRNEMDIAVVGVGSCVQLDGDKVVAARIGLGAVAPTPLFAAKASESLVGKKLDDAAIERAAKLATEQSTPIDDMRGTAEFRRHLVGVLTRRTLLKAAERARAA, encoded by the coding sequence TTGCACGCGATCAACTACGAAGCTCCAACCACAGTTCAGGACGCGGTCAAACTGCTGGCCCAGCTCGGCGAGCGCGCGCGCCCGTTGTGCGGCGGCACCGACCTCATCATCCAGCTGCGCGCTGGCGTGCGCCGGCCAGAGTGCGTCGTCGACGTAAAGAATATCGCCGACCTGCGCCACATCAGCTTCGACCCCAAAAAGGGACTGCGCCTGGGCGCGGCGGTCCCCGCGATCGAGATTTACGAGAACGCCGAGATGCGTCAGCGCTATCCCGGGCTGACCGAGGCCGCCCACCTGATCGGGTCGCTCCAGATCCAGAGCCGCGCCTCGGTCGGCGGCAACTTGTGCAACGGCTCGCCCGCCGCCGACACCACGCCGGCGCTGATCGCACTTGGCGCGCGAGCGCGTATCGCCGGACCCAGGGGTGAGCGCGAGGTTAAGGTCGAAGATTTCTGCACCGCGCCCGGGCGCACCGTGCTCCAGCCGGGCGAGTTGCTGATCGAACTGCTGATCGATCCGCCCAAGCCGCACAGTTCTGACGCGTACCTGCGCTTCATCCCGCGCAACGAGATGGACATCGCGGTGGTCGGCGTGGGTTCGTGCGTGCAGCTCGACGGCGACAAGGTCGTCGCCGCCCGGATCGGGCTTGGCGCGGTGGCGCCGACGCCGCTGTTCGCCGCCAAGGCCTCCGAGTCGCTGGTGGGCAAGAAGCTCGACGACGCGGCGATCGAACGGGCGGCCAAGCTCGCCACCGAACAGAGTACGCCGATTGACGACATGCGCGGCACCGCCGAGTTCCGCCGTCATCTGGTCGGCGTGCTGACCCGCCGCACGCTGCTCAAGGCGGCGGAGCGGGCGCGCGCGGCGTAA
- a CDS encoding phosphotransferase family protein, whose translation MAEQTAQQPAIDDLAAEYGEVREEEQLDWPRLQACLREHGVPGAESAMEVKQFRGGSSNLTYLLRFADGHQWVVRRPPFGPLPPSAHDMAREYRVLSRLWEAFPAAPRAIVLIEDASVIGAPFFVMERREGVVIKNRQPLPPELGNQPETFRRLSENFIDTLGDLHSVDYQKVGLGGLGRPEGFFQRQITGWMGRWEKAKTREVPLMNKLGGWFLQNMPPAQKPSLLHNDFFLHNVMFAAGESGRVVGVFDWEMSTLGDPMIDLGTALGYWRQPDDPPELIALSQGHPHTTMPGFLGRDELVERYARRTGRDVTWADYYRAWANWKTATVVEQIYVRYVRGQTSDPRFATMGEYAPVLAAQAARIVAKFGFRE comes from the coding sequence ATGGCTGAGCAAACCGCGCAACAGCCGGCGATCGACGATCTCGCTGCCGAGTACGGCGAGGTGCGCGAGGAAGAGCAGCTCGATTGGCCCCGGCTCCAAGCCTGTCTGCGCGAGCACGGCGTGCCCGGCGCCGAGAGCGCGATGGAGGTCAAGCAGTTCCGTGGCGGCAGCTCGAACCTGACCTACCTGCTGCGCTTCGCCGACGGCCATCAATGGGTCGTGCGGCGGCCGCCTTTCGGTCCGCTGCCGCCCTCGGCGCACGACATGGCGCGCGAGTACCGCGTGCTGTCGCGTCTGTGGGAGGCTTTCCCGGCGGCGCCACGCGCGATCGTGCTTATCGAGGACGCCTCCGTCATCGGCGCGCCGTTCTTCGTGATGGAGCGGCGCGAGGGCGTGGTGATCAAGAACCGCCAGCCGCTGCCGCCCGAGCTCGGCAACCAGCCCGAGACCTTCCGCCGCCTGTCCGAAAACTTCATCGACACGCTCGGCGACCTTCATTCGGTCGATTACCAGAAGGTGGGCCTCGGCGGCCTCGGCCGCCCCGAGGGCTTCTTCCAGCGCCAGATTACGGGATGGATGGGGCGGTGGGAGAAGGCGAAGACGCGCGAAGTGCCTCTGATGAACAAGCTGGGGGGCTGGTTCCTGCAGAACATGCCGCCAGCGCAGAAGCCGTCGCTCCTGCACAATGACTTTTTCCTGCATAACGTAATGTTTGCGGCGGGCGAATCAGGCCGCGTGGTGGGCGTGTTCGACTGGGAGATGTCCACCCTGGGCGACCCAATGATCGACCTCGGCACCGCGCTAGGCTACTGGCGCCAGCCCGACGACCCGCCCGAGCTGATCGCGCTCAGCCAGGGCCATCCGCACACCACAATGCCCGGCTTTCTCGGCCGCGACGAGCTGGTCGAGCGCTATGCGCGGCGCACCGGGCGCGACGTGACCTGGGCTGATTACTATCGCGCGTGGGCCAACTGGAAAACCGCCACCGTGGTCGAGCAGATCTATGTGCGCTACGTCCGCGGGCAAACCAGCGATCCACGCTTCGCCACGATGGGCGAGTACGCGCCGGTGCTGGCGGCGCAGGCGGCCCGGATCGTTGCCAAATTCGGCTTTAGGGAGTAA